From Streptomyces yatensis, one genomic window encodes:
- a CDS encoding glutaredoxin family protein has product MSPLLRRTPRKKPSERTVTLIGKPDCHLCEDAEAVVEEVCGALGTPWEKKDITQDEELYRAYWEQIPVVLIDGEQHDFWRVNPQRLRAALGG; this is encoded by the coding sequence ATGAGTCCGTTGCTGCGCCGCACCCCGCGGAAGAAGCCCTCCGAGCGCACGGTCACGCTGATCGGCAAGCCCGACTGCCATCTGTGCGAGGACGCCGAGGCCGTGGTCGAAGAGGTCTGCGGCGCGCTGGGCACTCCCTGGGAGAAGAAGGACATCACCCAGGACGAGGAGCTGTACCGCGCCTACTGGGAGCAGATCCCGGTGGTGCTCATCGACGGCGAACAGCATGACTTCTGGCGGGTGAATCCCCAGCGGCTGCGCGCCGCGCTCGGCGGCTGA
- a CDS encoding HAD family hydrolase, whose protein sequence is MAALGWFTRRRRPATERSVLAGEASAEAARKSSAETPAPQPPAEPEFPVVGDERAAAFFDLDNTVMQGAAIFHFGRGLYKRHFFRKRELARFAWQQTWFRVAGVEDPAHMEDVRSSALSIVKGHRVSELMSIGEEIYDEYMADRIWPGTRALAQAHLDAGQRVWLVTAAPVETATIIARRLGLTGALGTVAESVGGVYTGRLVGEPLHGPAKAEAVRALATAEGLDLSRCAAYSDSANDIPMLSIVGHPYAVNPDTRLRKHAREHSWRLRDYRTGRKAAKIGIPAAAGVGAVAGGTAAAVALHRRRR, encoded by the coding sequence ATGGCCGCACTGGGATGGTTCACCCGACGTCGACGACCCGCCACCGAGCGGAGTGTCCTCGCCGGAGAGGCATCGGCCGAGGCGGCGCGCAAGTCGTCGGCCGAGACCCCCGCACCGCAGCCCCCCGCCGAACCGGAGTTCCCCGTCGTCGGCGACGAGCGGGCCGCCGCCTTCTTCGACCTGGACAACACGGTCATGCAGGGCGCCGCGATCTTCCACTTCGGCCGCGGCCTCTACAAGCGGCACTTCTTCCGCAAGCGCGAACTCGCCCGCTTCGCGTGGCAGCAGACCTGGTTCCGGGTGGCCGGCGTCGAGGACCCGGCGCATATGGAGGACGTGCGCAGCAGCGCCCTGTCCATCGTCAAGGGCCACCGGGTCTCCGAGCTGATGTCGATCGGCGAGGAGATCTACGACGAGTACATGGCCGACCGCATCTGGCCCGGCACCCGCGCCCTCGCCCAGGCGCATCTGGACGCCGGGCAGCGGGTCTGGCTGGTGACCGCCGCGCCGGTCGAGACCGCGACGATCATCGCCCGGCGGCTCGGCCTGACCGGGGCGCTGGGCACGGTGGCCGAGTCGGTGGGCGGCGTCTACACCGGCCGGCTGGTCGGCGAGCCGCTGCACGGCCCGGCCAAGGCGGAGGCCGTACGGGCGCTGGCGACGGCCGAGGGGCTGGACCTCTCCCGCTGCGCGGCCTACAGCGACTCCGCGAACGACATCCCGATGCTGTCGATCGTGGGCCATCCGTACGCGGTGAACCCGGACACCCGGCTGCGCAAGCACGCCCGTGAGCACAGCTGGCGGCTGCGCGACTACCGCACCGGCCGCAAGGCGGCCAAGATCGGCATTCCGGCGGCGGCCGGGGTGGGCGCGGTGGCGGGCGGCACGGCGGCCGCCGTGGCCCTGCACCGCCGACGCCGCTGA
- a CDS encoding ECF subfamily RNA polymerase sigma factor, BldN family, with translation MYPHVGVDASGLATLRATVLDCLRGFVPTAYAVPALATPLPVSPAVGTVNRPGQAGPCYALADGGAAVSRRSRGSTTPTARRPGADSDSRRMMDLVERAQSGEAEAFGRLYDQYADTVYRYIYYRVGGKATAEDLTSETFLRALRRIGTFTWQGRDFGAWLVTIARNLVADHFKSSRFRLEVTTGEMLDANEVERSPEDSVLESLSNAALLQAVRKLNPQQQECVTLRFLQGLSVAETARVMGKNEGAIKTLQYRAVRTLARLLPDDAR, from the coding sequence GTGTACCCACACGTCGGGGTTGACGCCTCGGGCCTGGCTACGCTGCGCGCAACGGTCCTTGACTGTCTGCGCGGCTTCGTCCCCACCGCGTATGCCGTCCCCGCCCTCGCCACCCCCCTGCCCGTCAGCCCAGCCGTCGGCACGGTCAATCGCCCCGGCCAGGCCGGTCCGTGCTACGCACTGGCGGACGGCGGCGCCGCGGTCAGCAGACGCTCCCGCGGCTCCACCACCCCCACCGCCCGGCGCCCCGGCGCCGACAGCGACAGCCGCCGCATGATGGACCTCGTCGAGCGCGCCCAGTCCGGAGAGGCCGAGGCGTTCGGCAGGCTCTACGACCAGTACGCCGACACGGTCTACCGCTACATCTACTACCGCGTGGGCGGCAAGGCCACGGCCGAGGACCTCACCAGCGAGACGTTCCTGCGCGCCCTGCGCCGCATCGGCACCTTCACCTGGCAGGGCCGCGACTTCGGCGCCTGGCTGGTGACCATCGCGCGCAACCTCGTCGCCGACCACTTCAAGTCCAGCCGCTTCCGGCTGGAGGTCACCACCGGCGAGATGCTCGACGCCAACGAGGTCGAGCGCAGCCCCGAGGACTCCGTCCTCGAATCGCTGTCCAACGCGGCCCTGCTGCAGGCGGTGCGAAAACTCAACCCGCAGCAGCAGGAGTGCGTGACGCTCCGCTTCCTCCAGGGCCTCTCGGTCGCCGAGACCGCCCGGGTCATGGGGAAGAACGAGGGCGCGATCAAAACCCTTCAGTACCGGGCCGTGCGCACCCTGGCCCGGCTTCTTCCGGACGACGCCCGCTGA